CGCTGGATATCGTCCAGCGGCGCATCTCGCGCACCGGCATCGCGCCCGTGCAGTTGACCGACGCCGAATTCCGTACGCTCACCGCCTTTCTCGATCGGCCGCAGCGCGTGCTGACGCGCGATCAGCTGATCGAACATGCCAAGGGCCTGTCCAGCGACGTGTTCGATCGCGCGATCGACGTGACGATCAGCCGGCTGCGCAAGAAATTGGCGCCGGAGGATCCGATCCGCACCGTGCGGAACGAAGGCTATATGTTCATGCAGAAGGTCGAGGGATGATCCGTCGCCTGCGGGGGCTGCCGCTCTTCTGGCAGACCCTGATCCTGTTGTTCATGTCGGTCGCCGTCGCGCAGGCGGCGGGGGTGCTGGTGCTGATCATCTCGCCGCCGCCGCGCCCCGATTTCAACCGGATGGGCGATATCGTCGCGGCGCTGACAGGCAATGCCCCGGCGCGCGAGCGGCGCGACCATGACGATCGCGGCGATCGCGAGCGCGAATTGCATGTCCACCGCGAGGCGGCGGCGCCGAGCCCGCGCCCCGACATGGTGTCCGATCCCGCGCTCGTCCGCGCGCTGGCGGAGCGGCTGCATGTCAGCGATGCGAGCGTGCGGCTGTGGTATGAGCCGGATCGGCCGGCACGCGCGGCGCTGGGCGAGCGACGCGGTCGCCGGTCCGTCTTCATCAAGGATGGCGAGCCCTTGTTCTTCGCGCCGATCGTGGTCGGCGTGAAATCGGGCGACGGCTGGACGGTGGCCGAAACCAAGCTGCCGCCGCTGATCGCGCCGTGGCAGCGGCGGATGGCGTTGTGGTTCGCGTTGAGCTCGATCCTGCTGCTTCCGCTCGCCTGGGTGTTCGCGCGGGCCCTGACCCGGCCGATCTCCAGTCTGGCCGATGCCGCCAATCGGCTCGGCACCGATCCCACCGCGCCGCCCGTGGCGGAGGAGGAAGGGCCGGCCGAGCTGCGCGTGACGGCGCATGCGCTCAACCGGATGCAGAGCCGTATGGCGGATTATGTGGGCGAGCGGACCGCGATGATCGGCGCGATCGCGCACGATCTCCGCACGCCGCTCGCGCGCATCGCCTTCCGCATCGAGGGCGCGCCGGAGCCGACGCGTGAGAAGGTGCTGGCCGATGTCGAGCAGATGCGCGCGATGCTGGCCGCCACGATCGGGTTCGTCCGCAATCTGGATACGAGCGGTGCGCGCGTGCCGGTGGATCTTGCGGCGCTGGCGAGCGCGCTGACCGACCAGGAGGCCGATCTCGGCCGTCCGGTGAAGGCCGGTGAGACGGTGCGGGCCACCGTGCTGGGCGATCCGATCGCGCTGGAGCGGCTGTTCCAGAATCTGATCGACAACGGCATCGCCTATGGCGAGCGTGTCACCGTGTCGGTGCGGCCCGATCAGGGCATGGCGCTCGTCTCGGTCGCGGACGAGGGACCGGGCATGGAGGAGGGGCTGCTGCAGCGCGCCTTCCAGCCGTTCGTGCGCGGCGATCCCTCGCGCAATCGCGATACGGGCGGGATCGGCCTGGGCCTCACGATCGCGCGCACGATCGCGGAAAATCATGGCGGCACGCTGGCGCTGGCCAATCGCAAAGGCGGCGGGCTGGAGGCGCTGCTGCGGCTGCCCCTGGTGGCTTGAGGCCGGGAACCTGTTCCGTTCGCATTGAGCGTGTCGAAGTGCCGTTCTTTCTTGATGCTGTCGATAACCAAGAAGGACGGTGCTTCGACAGGCTCGGCACAACCGGGCTTCAGGAGTGGTTATTTCTCTGATGCCCTGCCCAGTCGCCGGTCGAGCAGCACCATCAGGTGGCCGAAGAGGAGGAATACCGCCGAGATCGTGACGACATAGGCGGACACGCCCGCCCAGCCGATCCGGCCCGGATCGATGAAGGGATAGGGATAGAAGCCGCCCGTCGCCCCCCGGATCAATGCATAGCCCAGATAGACGATCGGGAAGATCGCGATCAGCCAGGGATCGCGCGCCCGCAGCTTGCCCTTTTCGGCGAGGAACAGCCACGCCGCCACCGTCAGCAGCGGCACCGCATCGTGCAGCAGCGCATTGGTGACGAGCCGCCAGCCCGTCGGGTGGACGATCCGGCGCAGCATCAGTTCGAACACCGCGCCGACCAGCGCCATCGTCATGGCCAGCCCGGCGAGGACGAGGGGATGGCGCAGCTTCACCGATCCCAGCGCGATGCCGGTGAAGACGATCGCCGTCGTCAGGTTCGACAGGATCGTGAAGAAGATGGAGAGGCGCCAGAGCGCGGGGGCGAGGCCGTGGACGCGAAGCGCCGCCAGCACCACCTGCAGGATCAGCCCGCTCCACCCGCAGGTCGCGATGGCCGCAGCCCAGAGACGCCAGCGCCGTTCACTCATCCGCTTGGGTCCTCCCAGAAGCTTGTGGATCTGCTATTCTTTTGTTACGTCAGCGTGAAACATAATAACCCAGGCAACGGGCGATAGCCCGGATGCGTTGGGGAGAGGATGAATGAGATGGCCGAGCCGCGTCCACCGCGCAATCTGCCGCCGCTGTCGCTGCACGTGCCGGAGCCTCGCTTCCGGCCGGGTGACGCTGTGGATTTCGCCCAGTTCGATCGCGGGGCGGCGGGCGCCGTCGCCCGGCCGGATACCGCCGTCGCCGCCGCCGACATACGCGACCTGCCATATGCACTGATCCGCGTGCTGGACGATGAGGGGCGGGCCAAAGGGCCTTGGGATCCGCGTCTCGATCCCGATCGGCTGCGCGCGATGCTGCGCCATATGGCGCTCACCCGCGCGTTCGACGATCGCATGTATCGCGCCCAGCGGCAGGGCAAGACCAGCTTCTACATGAAATGCACCGGCGAGGAGGCGACCTCGGTGGGCGCGGCGCACGCGCTGGACCAGGAGGATATGTGCTTCCCCTCCTATCGCCAGCAGGGGCTGCTGATCGCGCGGGGCTGGCCGATCGGCGACATGATGTGCCAGATCTATTCGAACAGCGGCGATCGGCTGAAGGGCCGGCAGATGCCGATCATGTATTCGGCGCGCGAGGCCGGCTTCTTCTCGATCAGCGGCAATCTGGCGACGCAATATCCGCAGGCGGTGGGCTTCGCGATGGCGAGTGCGGCCAAGGGCGACAGCCGGATCGCGGCGAGCTGGGTGGGCGAGGGATCGACCGCCGAGGGCGACTTCCATTCGGCCTGCACCTTCGCCAGCGTCTATCGCGCGCCCGTCATCCTCAACATCATCAACAATCAGTGGGCGATCTCGTCCTTTTCCGGCTTCGCGGGGGCGGAGGCGACGACCTTCGCGGCGCGCGCGATCGGGTACGGCATCGCCGGGCTCCGGGTGGACGGGAACGACATCCTCGCCGTTTACGCCGCGACCTTGTGGGCGGCCGAGCGGGCACGGGGCAATTTCGGGCCGACGATCATCGAGCATTTCACCTATCGTGCCGAGGGCCATTCCACCTCGGACGATCCCAGCAAATATCGCTCCGCCGACGAGCGCGCGGCCTGGCCATTGGGCGATCCGGTCGCGCGGCTGAAGCAGCATCTGATCGGCTTGAGCGAATGGGACGAGGAACGCCACGCGGCGATGGATCGCGAGGTGGCCGAACATGTGCGCGACGAGGGGCGCAAGGCCGAGGCGCTGGGCACGCTCCACGACGGATTGAGCCAGCCTTTCACGACGATGTTCGAGGATGTGTTCGAAGAGCAGCCCTGGCACCTGAAGGAGCAATCCGAGCAGATGCAGGCCGAGCGCAAGGCGGCGGGGATATGAAGGCGAGCCCTCTGATGTCCCCGTGCGTCCTGAGCCTGTCGAAGGACGGGCTTCGGGCGGTGCCTTTTGCCTCCCGTGCTTCGACTTCGCTCAGCACGAACGGAGTGGGGGGCGACGGAGATGAGTGAGGCCATATCTCAAACCCGCACCATGAACATGATCCAGGCGATCAATTCCGCTCTGGATATCGTGATGGGTCGCGATCCCGATATCGTCGTGCTGGGCGAGGATGTCGGCTATTTCGGC
This DNA window, taken from Sphingomonas sp. AP4-R1, encodes the following:
- a CDS encoding ATP-binding protein — its product is MIRRLRGLPLFWQTLILLFMSVAVAQAAGVLVLIISPPPRPDFNRMGDIVAALTGNAPARERRDHDDRGDRERELHVHREAAAPSPRPDMVSDPALVRALAERLHVSDASVRLWYEPDRPARAALGERRGRRSVFIKDGEPLFFAPIVVGVKSGDGWTVAETKLPPLIAPWQRRMALWFALSSILLLPLAWVFARALTRPISSLADAANRLGTDPTAPPVAEEEGPAELRVTAHALNRMQSRMADYVGERTAMIGAIAHDLRTPLARIAFRIEGAPEPTREKVLADVEQMRAMLAATIGFVRNLDTSGARVPVDLAALASALTDQEADLGRPVKAGETVRATVLGDPIALERLFQNLIDNGIAYGERVTVSVRPDQGMALVSVADEGPGMEEGLLQRAFQPFVRGDPSRNRDTGGIGLGLTIARTIAENHGGTLALANRKGGGLEALLRLPLVA
- a CDS encoding thiamine pyrophosphate-dependent enzyme, with translation MAEPRPPRNLPPLSLHVPEPRFRPGDAVDFAQFDRGAAGAVARPDTAVAAADIRDLPYALIRVLDDEGRAKGPWDPRLDPDRLRAMLRHMALTRAFDDRMYRAQRQGKTSFYMKCTGEEATSVGAAHALDQEDMCFPSYRQQGLLIARGWPIGDMMCQIYSNSGDRLKGRQMPIMYSAREAGFFSISGNLATQYPQAVGFAMASAAKGDSRIAASWVGEGSTAEGDFHSACTFASVYRAPVILNIINNQWAISSFSGFAGAEATTFAARAIGYGIAGLRVDGNDILAVYAATLWAAERARGNFGPTIIEHFTYRAEGHSTSDDPSKYRSADERAAWPLGDPVARLKQHLIGLSEWDEERHAAMDREVAEHVRDEGRKAEALGTLHDGLSQPFTTMFEDVFEEQPWHLKEQSEQMQAERKAAGI
- a CDS encoding Pr6Pr family membrane protein → MSERRWRLWAAAIATCGWSGLILQVVLAALRVHGLAPALWRLSIFFTILSNLTTAIVFTGIALGSVKLRHPLVLAGLAMTMALVGAVFELMLRRIVHPTGWRLVTNALLHDAVPLLTVAAWLFLAEKGKLRARDPWLIAIFPIVYLGYALIRGATGGFYPYPFIDPGRIGWAGVSAYVVTISAVFLLFGHLMVLLDRRLGRASEK